Within Quercus lobata isolate SW786 chromosome 5, ValleyOak3.0 Primary Assembly, whole genome shotgun sequence, the genomic segment ACAATTTCATGCAAATATTAAGACCATTAGAACTGATAATGCccctgaatttttcttaaaagacTTTTATGCAAGCAAAGGCATCATTCACCAACATTCATGTGTTGccactccacaacaaaattcagTTGTGGAGAGGAAACACCAGCACATTTTAAGCATTGCAAGGGcattaaaatttcaatctaaTGTTCCTATTTGCTATTGGGGTGACTGTGTATTGACTGCTGTACATATAATCAATAGATTACCCTCCAAAATTCTGAACCAGAAAACTCCCTTTGAAAAACTCTATGGAAAGCCTCCTTCTTTTACTCATTTAAAGGTATTTGGCTGTCTTTGCTTTGCCTCCACCTTATCCCATAACAGATCAAAATTTGATCCTAGATCATCCCCTTGTGTCTTTCTTGGTTACCCGTTTGGAGTTAAGGGTTATAAATTACTTGATTTGACTACCAAGAGATTTTTCATATCCAGGGATGTTCATTTTCTTGAGACTGTATTTCCTTTCATTTCACAGCCTCATTCTTTTTCTCCAAACACAAATATCCCTTTATCTCACCTTTTTCCTTCAGTAGCTGAACCACCTgcctctttctttgattttgaaaccTCTGGCACTTCTTCTTATGTCCCACAGGTTCCTCTCACTGATACTCTTTCCAATCATGATGTTCATTTAGCTACTTTACCTACTGATATCTCAGTTTCAGCTCCTGCAGATTCACTTGTTCACAATTCTGCAGACTTACCTGTTGAAGATTCTGCAGAATTCCTTGTTACAAATTCTGCAGATCCTTCACCTTCTCAATCTATCCAACCTATCATTCCTTCCACTCTTCCATCTTCTATTCCCTTAAGAAAGTCATCCAGAATCTCTAAACCACCTGCATACTTAACTGATTTTAAATGCAGCACAGGTGTTACTGATAATCCACCTACCCTTTCTGCCAACAAGTCAGGTATCCTCTTTCCCTTGTCTCATTACCTTAATTCTTCCAAATTATCCTCCAATTATGCACATTTCTGCTCCCTCATCTCTGCCATACCTGAACCTACATCTTACCATGAGGCAATCAAAGATTCTAATTGGCAGGATGCTATGGCATCTGAAATTGCTGCTTTGGAGGCCAATCAGACCTGGTCCATTACACCTTTACCTCCTCATAAAAGGGCCATTGGGTGCAAATGGGTCTATAGAGTCAAATACAATGCTGATGGCTCTTTGGACAGATACAAAGCCAGGCTTGTTGCCAAAGGGTTCACTCAACAAGCTGGCTTAGACTTCACTGATACATTTTCACCTGTTGCTAAGCTCACTACTGTCAAAACTCTGCTTGCAATTTCTGCTGTGAGAGGTTGGCATTTGGTCCAACTTGATGTGAACAATGCTTTTCTTAATGGTGATCTCCATGAAGAAGTCTATATGCAGTTACCTCAGGGATTTCACAGCAAGGGGGAGAACCTAGTTTGCAAGCTTAACAAGTCTTTGTATGGTCTCAAGCAAGCATCAAGACAATGGTACTCCAAGTTCTCTTCaaccattttaaaatatggTTTCAAGCAATCCAAATCAGATTACTCCTTGTTCACTAAGAAGTGCAATCAGACTTTCATAGCATTgcttgtttatgttgatgacattctaATTGCAAGTAATGATGCTCAAGCAGTTGAAGATCTTAAAACGTCTTTGAATCAGGAATTCAAGTTGAAAGACCTTGGTAATTTGAAATACTTTCTTGGTCTTGAGGTTGCTAGATCAGAGAAAGGAATTTCATTATGTCAAAAGAAGTATGCATTAGGGGTTCTTAAAGATGCTAGAATGACAGGTTGCAAACCCAGCAAAGTGCCAATGGaacaaaacttaaaactaaGCAAATTTCAAGGAGAATTGTTGACTGATCCGGGTGTTTATAGGAGATTAGTTGGAAGGCTGCTTTACCTAACCATAACAAGACCAGATATCACCTATTCAGTTCATAAACTAAGCCAATTCATGGCTAAGCCTAGAAAGCCACATCTTGATGCAGCCTACAAGGTGTTGCAATACATTAAAGGATGCCCTGGCCAAGGCATTCTCCTATCATCAAAGTCAGATTTGCATTTGAAGGCTTACACGGATGCAGATTGGGCCTCTTGTGTAGATACCAGAAGATCTACTACTggattttgtgtgtttttaggAGACTCATTGATTTCATGGAAGTCTAAGAAACAATCCATAGTTTCTAGATCCTCAGCTGAAGTTGAGTATAGGGCAATGGccttaagtgtttgtgaaatgACTTGGCTGTTGGCTCTATTAAAGGATTTTGAAGTTGATCATCCACAACCGGGCATGCTTTTCTGTGATAACCAGGCAGCAATCTATATTGGTGAGAACCCTGTCTTCCACGAACGTACAAAACACATAGAAGTAGACTGCCATTTGGTTAGAGACAAGGTACAAGAAaaggtgatttgtttattcTTCACTCCCACACATACACAGCTAGCAGATCTGTTTACCAAGGCATTATGCAGTCAGCAGCTGAAGTTCTTAATTTCCAAGATGAATGTATTAAACATACATAGTTCTGAGTctcatcttgagggggagtatcagACAATTAAGAAGAAAGGATCAGAGAAtaagaagaatgaaaagaataGTAAAACGACACCACAAACAAGCTAAGCTACAAGTCTACTTAGAAGAGCAGCTAAATGGCATGTAGTCTTAGTTGTTTATTTAACTCAGATTATATCACATGTGTGCTGTAACTAATTCCTACATGTGTTGTAACTAACTCCCTTAGCTCCCTTAGTTTCtattattcttttgttattCTGTTGCACTCTGTTTTAGGTATTTAGGTTCAGAGATGTATATAAGCCTAATAAGTGTACAGATTCATTCAATACAAGAATTAGAGAAAGTTTCTTatcttttctctcaatttctctctcttttcttcctgTGTGTTCACAcatctttttcttccttcatttctattttgttacAGAAAccttcaaaaatatttaagataaaaattttacaagttgTTGAGTATTTGATGTATATGATAATGACTACTAATACTAATCTTTGACGTCTTACATCTATTCTGAGTCTGGAAAATCTAAGaaatttctctcctctctcaagttcatattttttttttttttttttttttttttttttttttttttttttcttcttgctttGCCTTAGCCGGTTAACCCTCTGCCCTCTGCGTTTTTTTATGAACTgttgtgtttgtgattgtggctttttagtttttatggaCTGGTCACTGGTGTGTTGTGTCATGTGTGGATCGTAGACTAGTTTATGGTTGTGGCTTTGTATTGAGTAATGTGTAATTGAGGCTTTTTGTGTGGACCGGCCACATGTGTTTGAGTGTTTCCActgtttgtaactttttttttttgctttggttTTATCTATAAAGAAGTAAACTGGGACCACTAAGAGTAGGACGTGAGTGCTGAATTGATAGAATGGTGATAGTGAATTTGAATTTGTGAGACTACTCTTTGATGAGTCATAAGAGATTTTTTTATGAGACCAATTGACCAAAGTCTTTGGTCTGattgttttcatgttttggttttatcaaaaattttgtcTTTCCCATTTTGTGTGATGTggttaatattaataaaatatatgaattaGTGAATTTTGCCTTTGTTATTTTGTGTGATGTGACTAATATTGGTAACATATATAAACTAGTGCTTGTCTgtttgtgattattttggttttagatttatttttttgttgagaagtCCCTTTTTCTTAGTTGGTGTATAGAACTACGAAATATGGAAATAatgaaactttgtttttttttttttttttcgatttgTAGATCATGAGTAAGTCCActacaatattaaatttttttaaaagaaaaactctaaataattctgAAGTCATAGCTAATTGTAAAAGATTGTCGACATTTTTATAGTATCAAATGTTTAAGAAactcttattttatatataatattttgttaaatatgaaatagatgttaatttttattttcatataaaataaataaataaatttgttttgagCTTTGTCCTCCAGGTTCGAATACTGGTTCTGCTCCTGCTTGACCGACATACAAATTAGTGGGCTTGTGGCTTTAGTGGCAATTTAAGCCACCCACGTCAACAAACAACATGCCACCGACAACTATCAATTCTTACTACTTAAAAGTTACGATAAACAAAGCattctgtttttttctttttctttttctttttctttttgaccaAGTAATAAACAAAGTTCTCTATAAATGGCAAGTGCAACTAACTAATGAGAACAAAAGTGAACGAGGTTTATAACATGGTGAGCTTTAGCTtccatttctattttttggttttgtttgcaATCTTTCTTATCCCAACCCATAGTCTTGGTCGCATATGTCTGCCAAAACAACATGTTGCCCTATTCATCTTAGGGGATTCATTATTCGATGCTGGAAACAATGACTATATCAACACCACCACTGATAACCTAGCAAATTATGGACCGTATGGGGAGACCTTCTTCAACTACCCCACAGGAAGATATTCTAATGGACGTCTAATCCCAGATTTTATTGGTAAAATGCTATTGATCTtaccttctttcttcttcttctttttaagaatttgaattgttAGCACATTgattgttgaaattttattacagCTGAGTTTGCAAAGTTGCCATTCATTACGCCACATCTATATCCCGGTTATCATCAGTATACTGACGGGACAAACTTTGCTTCTGCGGGAGCCGGGGCTCTTGTCGAAACTAACCAAGGATTAGTATGTATCTTTTACAtcaagtgtgtatatatattatttatactCACATGTACAATACTGACAATATTGAAATATCACTCTCCAAGATTTATTAGTAGGACAAGGAGAGATCTCATTTTGTCCAATGACTATCAGTATTAATTAGGCAGCTTTTCTTTTTAGAAGATATTTGGAAGCTTAATTAAATGTTTAGCAAAATTGATCATGTCGTGctgaataaagaaataaatatataaatgatagATAGGCTTGAAATTTGCATTGCCAATAGAGCTTTATCTAAATTATCTGATTGATTGATAGTGAGGTATGCAAATCATATGGTAGTGAACTAGAGGTTTTTGGCTTCCCTCTAGTACTTTGGTAAATTTTAGGTGACTATGACATGATACATATCTTAAAATGGTAACATGTTGGCTCTTGTCCAATGCTCGTGTGTTGGATGGAGACTGCACCTCTAGCAATAACTCATGTTGAAATAGTGTGCTTGCAATAACATATTACCTAAATTTCAAATGCCTGAGTATGCCATATATTCCTaatctccttttcttttaatttgggGCAGGTGATTGACCTAAAAACTCAACTACATTATTATAAGAAATTGGCGAAGCTGTTGAGGACAAGGCTAGGACATGAAGAAGCCAAGACATTATTGGCGAGAGCGGTTTACTTAATTAGCATTGGCAGCAATGATTATTTTGCCCTTTCCACCTCAAATTCAAGTGCTCTTCAAACCTACTCTCCGGAAGAATACATAGATATAGTGATCGGCAACTTAACAAGTGTGATAAAAGTAATAACattcaatattcaaaataaattgtCATTCTATTTAATTCTTGTTATTTATATTGgcaaaaatttgttatattaaaaaCCATATCTTGATGTGCTAGGGAATATATAAGAAAGGTGGAAGGAAAATTGCGATTCCAAACTTGGCACCGTTGGGTTGTTTGCCAATTGCAAGAGCACTAAGTCCGAATAACACAGGTGCATGCGTTGAGGAACTTTCAACACTAGCAAAATTGCACAATGAAGCACTTTCTAAATCCTTGCAGGAGCTAGAAAATCAGCTCGATGGATTCAAATATTCAATAGCGGATACCTACACTTCTCTaagtgaaagaataaaaaacccTTCGGAATATGGTATGTCAATAATTTTTATAGtgcataatatattttattattgttggaGCATTAGCATTAGTCTAGCtaaaatttccttcttattattatttttttttagggagttttaacctatgacgtccgctcctaatgataactctttattatcagatcgAGACACCAAtaaatttttggtgtaagcagGAATTGAACCCCAGATTTCTTATACAACTATCATTGGAACCCACAAATTTCCTTCTtgtttattttagcataagagcttactttttctattttgcacaaTCACTTTGCAAAAACACCAACATCAAACTATCTATTATAcaccatattttatttaaataatcatttattattattattttcatttatatagctcgtttctctctctccactctTTGGGtgtgtttgggagagaaaaaatGGTAGGACTCGAGTGTTTTCCCCCATATCCACCAAAACAATTTCTCCTCAAAATGGGGAGAAAACTAGGTAAGGATAATTTGAGAGTAAATGACGAAATTGCCATCTAGTTgcccctttctttttcttttactttttttcttagcTTTTACTTTACCTGGGCAATGCACATGGATGTcaccctatttttttttttttttttactttcctgTGATGttgccttcttttttctttttttctttttgtttctttttttttttcctgggttgtGCCGTTGTGGCGTGgtactttcttttgtttgtcttctttttttctttttcttttttataaactagacataatttttattttataataaatttggctgattttttttgttttttttagctaATCACTTTTTGAAcgtcaattttttatataaattcttttttttctatacttctattttttcattcccaaccaacaaaaaagaggaaaatcataatattttctATCTCTTCACGTTTCCACTGCTCCAACCAAATGAAGGTCTCACCTCTCACCTCCATCAGATCTCTCTCGTCCCAAACCCAGATCCATTGTtacagcttcttcttcttcttcccaaacATCTGCCACCACTTCTTCCCAAACACATGTCGCTGttgcttcttcctcttctgtcgcttcttcctcttcatctACCCATGCTTCTTCTTGTTCTTACACCGctgctgctgcttcttcttcttcctcttcttccacCGTTGCTACTTCTTATTCTCCTTATTCTTTCTTCTACCGCTGCTGCTTCTTCCATTATATGGTTTTTTGGGCTACCAATTGGATTTGATTTTAGGTTTGGGTTGATGGGTTTGAGCTGCCATTGGATTTGATGATTTGGGTTTTCTGGTTGATGGGTAGATCTAATTTTGTTAAGATCAAATTTTGTAATGGGTTGTGAGTTGTGGTGATGGTGGAGGCTGCGTTTATGTGAGAGAGATAGTAAAGcaaagaacaaaacaaagagggagagagatgaaATGAGGAATTGATAAAATATTCCGATACAAAGCTACAGTAGCCATGCATATTTGCACGGTTGTTGTAGCAAAAATGTAAATC encodes:
- the LOC115992239 gene encoding GDSL esterase/lipase 1-like; translated protein: MVSFSFHFYFLVLFAIFLIPTHSLGRICLPKQHVALFILGDSLFDAGNNDYINTTTDNLANYGPYGETFFNYPTGRYSNGRLIPDFIAEFAKLPFITPHLYPGYHQYTDGTNFASAGAGALVETNQGLVIDLKTQLHYYKKLAKLLRTRLGHEEAKTLLARAVYLISIGSNDYFALSTSNSSALQTYSPEEYIDIVIGNLTSVIKGIYKKGGRKIAIPNLAPLGCLPIARALSPNNTGACVEELSTLAKLHNEALSKSLQELENQLDGFKYSIADTYTSLSERIKNPSEYGFKISKIACCGTGPYRGIFSCGEKRSVKEYKLCHNVSEYVFFDSIHPSEKANQQFAELIWNGTPNITGPYNLKALFEN